A window from Neobacillus sp. PS3-40 encodes these proteins:
- a CDS encoding bifunctional UDP-sugar hydrolase/5'-nucleotidase gives METIHIYHTNDIHSHLERWPRIQQLLVNQKEEHLKAGDEVLLFDIGDFVDRWHPFTEGTKGKGNTRLLNQSGYTAITIGNNEGINFSYEDLSLLYEDADFDVLVANLYNKEAIHPEWVKEYRIYHTGQGTRIGVIGLTAYFHHIYNLLGWNLSKPMEELKKWIEIVKKQSDIIILLSHLGIQDDEKIAELFPEIDVILGGHTHHILPEGKRVNQTILAAAGKYGHYVGQVTIKINDQKTAIEKTAILFDVDMLSPIIGEKEKVEFFYEQGKKLLNQRIVNLKRELQCDPFRETNLSRLLCNTLREWCAADCAIINAGLLLGNLSGEVTNFDLLKICPHPINPCKVELTGRQLKEVIFQTKDPKWPHMEIKGFGFRGTVMGVFIFDGICFNDDSRPLLINGEEINLDKCYSLAIPDMFSFGRFFPEIYDCKHKKYYLPEFLRDLLKWKLQTE, from the coding sequence ATGGAAACTATACATATATATCATACGAACGATATCCATAGTCACCTGGAACGCTGGCCAAGGATTCAACAACTTTTGGTTAATCAGAAAGAAGAACATCTAAAAGCTGGGGATGAGGTATTACTATTTGATATAGGTGATTTTGTTGACCGTTGGCATCCTTTTACAGAGGGAACAAAGGGAAAGGGAAATACTAGGCTATTAAACCAATCCGGCTATACAGCGATAACGATTGGCAATAATGAGGGAATAAATTTTTCTTATGAGGATTTGTCTCTTTTATATGAAGATGCGGACTTCGATGTTCTTGTTGCAAATCTCTACAATAAAGAGGCAATCCATCCTGAATGGGTAAAGGAATACAGGATTTATCATACTGGGCAAGGGACAAGGATCGGTGTCATTGGATTAACTGCGTATTTTCACCATATATATAACTTACTTGGATGGAATCTTTCGAAACCAATGGAAGAATTGAAGAAATGGATTGAAATTGTGAAAAAGCAATCCGATATCATCATTTTACTCTCACATTTAGGAATTCAAGATGATGAAAAAATTGCAGAACTGTTTCCTGAAATCGATGTGATTCTAGGTGGTCATACCCACCACATTCTTCCAGAGGGCAAACGAGTAAATCAAACGATTCTTGCGGCTGCGGGTAAGTATGGACATTATGTTGGACAGGTTACGATCAAAATAAATGACCAAAAAACTGCAATTGAAAAAACGGCTATTTTATTTGATGTAGATATGCTTTCCCCAATCATCGGTGAAAAAGAAAAAGTAGAATTCTTTTATGAACAGGGTAAGAAGTTACTAAATCAAAGGATCGTAAACTTAAAAAGAGAGCTACAGTGTGATCCTTTTCGTGAAACAAATCTTTCCCGATTGCTTTGCAACACATTGAGAGAATGGTGTGCGGCAGACTGTGCGATTATAAATGCAGGCCTCCTTTTGGGGAATTTATCAGGGGAGGTAACAAACTTTGATTTGCTAAAAATTTGCCCTCATCCGATTAATCCATGTAAGGTTGAGTTAACGGGTAGACAACTAAAAGAAGTCATTTTTCAAACAAAAGATCCAAAATGGCCACATATGGAGATTAAAGGCTTTGGCTTTAGAGGAACTGTTATGGGCGTATTCATATTTGATGGAATTTGTTTTAATGATGATAGCCGTCCTTTACTCATAAATGGTGAGGAAATCAACCTGGATAAATGTTATTCCCTTGCCATTCCAGATATGTTTTCGTTTGGAAGATTTTTTCCTGAAATTTACGATTGCAAGCATAAAAAATATTATCTCCCTGAATTTCTGCGCGATCTTTTAAAATGGAAATTACAAACAGAATAA
- the lipA gene encoding lipoyl synthase, which yields MSRNEEYVRKPEWLKIKLNTNDHYIGLKKMMRENNLHTVCEEARCPNIHECWAERRTATFMILGDVCTRGCRFCAVKTGLPTELDWDEPERVADSVQLMNLKHVVVTAVSRDDLKDGGAAVFAETIRAIRRKNPITTIEVLPSDMAGKEENLKVLMEAKPNILNHNIETVRRLTPSVRSRAKYDRSLEFLRRAKGLLPTTPTKSSLMVGLGETKEEIFETMDDLRANSVDILTIGQYLQPTRKHLKVEKYYSPEEFEELKQIAISKGFSHCEAGPLVRSSYHADEQVSAAAKHKQMLSEQESKEA from the coding sequence ATGAGCAGGAATGAAGAATATGTTAGAAAACCGGAATGGCTAAAAATAAAATTAAACACAAATGATCATTACATAGGTTTAAAAAAAATGATGCGGGAAAATAATCTTCATACAGTATGTGAAGAAGCTAGATGTCCTAATATCCATGAATGTTGGGCAGAAAGAAGAACGGCTACATTTATGATTTTGGGAGATGTTTGCACAAGGGGCTGCCGTTTTTGTGCGGTAAAAACAGGTCTACCCACCGAATTAGATTGGGATGAGCCAGAAAGAGTAGCTGATTCGGTTCAATTAATGAATTTAAAACATGTGGTTGTGACCGCTGTTTCCCGTGACGATTTAAAAGATGGTGGAGCTGCCGTTTTTGCAGAAACAATTCGAGCAATCCGTCGGAAAAATCCAATTACTACTATTGAGGTACTGCCTTCCGATATGGCGGGTAAGGAAGAAAACTTAAAGGTTTTAATGGAAGCGAAGCCCAATATTTTAAACCATAACATTGAAACAGTTCGACGCCTTACGCCAAGTGTAAGATCACGTGCAAAATATGATCGATCACTGGAATTTTTACGTCGAGCTAAAGGGTTATTGCCGACTACTCCAACAAAATCAAGCTTAATGGTTGGTTTAGGTGAAACGAAAGAAGAAATTTTTGAAACTATGGACGACTTAAGAGCAAATTCTGTAGATATTCTAACGATTGGCCAATACTTACAGCCAACGAGAAAGCATTTAAAGGTTGAAAAATATTACAGCCCTGAGGAATTTGAAGAATTAAAACAAATTGCGATTTCAAAAGGATTTAGTCATTGTGAAGCAGGGCCGCTTGTTCGTTCTTCGTATCATGCTGACGAGCAAGTAAGCGCTGCGGCAAAACATAAACAGATGCTTAGTGAACAAGAATCTAAAGAAGCGTAA
- a CDS encoding M23 family metallopeptidase: protein MAVNNTQAHDLDPYQKRMELYKKVEAITQIPWYYLAAIDQYERNIRQVRRDLPKTDGIIGIFVNQEKWAGLTNPNPSDENPATIQFFNGIGVDGDGDGKASAQNDEDLLYAMANYLLGYGVDEDNLKIGLWNYYHRDKTVGIIVGKAKVYRHFKKLDLNTHAFPVPIRSNHSYRTTWGDARGWGGRRIHEGTDIFAGYGVPVRATNYGIIEMKGWNRYGGWRIGIRDINNTYHYFAHMNGFANDLKVGKIVEPGMVIGSVGSSGYGPPGTSGKFPPHLHYGMYKDNGYTEWSFDPYPHLRMWERQERFQARRK from the coding sequence ATGGCTGTTAACAATACCCAAGCCCATGATTTGGATCCATATCAGAAAAGAATGGAGCTATATAAAAAGGTAGAAGCGATTACGCAAATTCCCTGGTACTATTTGGCGGCAATTGATCAATATGAAAGAAACATTCGCCAGGTCCGCAGAGACTTGCCAAAAACCGATGGAATTATCGGAATATTTGTGAACCAGGAAAAATGGGCCGGCTTAACAAATCCAAATCCATCTGATGAAAATCCTGCCACCATTCAATTTTTCAATGGAATTGGGGTGGATGGAGATGGAGATGGAAAAGCAAGCGCACAGAATGATGAAGACCTATTATATGCCATGGCTAACTATCTTCTTGGTTACGGTGTAGATGAAGATAACTTAAAAATAGGGCTGTGGAATTATTATCACCGAGATAAAACAGTTGGTATTATTGTCGGTAAGGCAAAAGTATACCGTCACTTTAAGAAGCTTGATTTAAATACACATGCATTTCCTGTTCCAATTCGTTCAAATCATAGTTATCGAACCACATGGGGAGATGCACGCGGCTGGGGTGGAAGACGAATACATGAAGGCACAGACATTTTTGCTGGATACGGAGTTCCTGTTCGTGCAACTAATTATGGAATTATCGAAATGAAGGGTTGGAATAGGTATGGAGGCTGGCGAATTGGGATTCGTGATATAAATAATACCTATCATTATTTTGCCCATATGAACGGTTTTGCAAATGATTTAAAGGTAGGTAAAATTGTTGAACCAGGAATGGTTATCGGTAGTGTAGGAAGTTCCGGTTACGGGCCTCCAGGGACTTCAGGTAAATTCCCACCACACCTACACTATGGCATGTACAAGGACAATGGATACACAGAGTGGTCCTTTGATCCATATCCGCATTTAAGGATGTGGGAGCGCCAAGAAAGATTTCAAGCAAGACGAAAATAA
- a CDS encoding YutD-like domain-containing protein produces MILVNNTAYEVTLEYQNGFNEEAFIARYSDILSRYDYIVGDWGYGQLRLKGFFDDQNQKASFDTKVSTVTEYLYEYCNFGCAYFVLKKIKK; encoded by the coding sequence ATGATACTAGTCAACAACACCGCATATGAGGTTACTCTAGAATACCAAAATGGTTTTAATGAAGAGGCCTTTATAGCAAGATATAGTGATATTTTATCAAGGTATGACTACATTGTTGGAGATTGGGGCTACGGTCAGCTCCGTCTAAAAGGTTTTTTTGATGATCAAAATCAAAAAGCTTCCTTTGACACAAAGGTCAGCACTGTAACGGAGTATTTGTACGAGTATTGTAACTTTGGCTGTGCTTATTTTGTTTTGAAGAAAATAAAAAAATAA
- a CDS encoding EAL domain-containing protein has translation MHRYVEKAKRLFQWGKLFLPFTSIRFYPPKFILRNPVVEGVKAAFKQGYEVAVIVFNLEDTQELADQSGKFHYTRIMESLKKHFRIVIGQEIAKDKIISLHDYSGEGFTLLIKLEHDRYYLSEIDGLITKIMAEVEDRLIVQDALLLPHFQTGYMFVEKKHAAIEDTIAKALKQATMMAEKRTDSEYNEMVYQMSKIVSQKDIKLLAQPIFNVASNEVYAWEMLSRGPEGTILESPLTLFSVARQTGMLYDLEMIVFGKALQQIKDTKCKQNIFINCTPLTLGNMSFIRDLKLLMLRFKGISPTQITFEITERDSIEEIKDFIHNIKILRLMGFKIAIDDTGAGYASLNTISEVLPDIIKIDRSVIQNIDKNTVKESMLKGLLLVAREAGSLVVAEGIENKEEASVLTRNNVDLAQGFYYARPGVLV, from the coding sequence ATGCATCGTTATGTGGAAAAAGCCAAAAGACTTTTTCAATGGGGAAAACTTTTTTTACCTTTCACCTCCATCCGTTTTTATCCCCCAAAATTTATTTTAAGAAATCCTGTTGTTGAAGGTGTTAAAGCCGCGTTTAAACAAGGATATGAAGTAGCTGTTATTGTTTTTAATTTAGAAGATACACAAGAATTAGCTGATCAATCTGGAAAATTCCATTACACTCGAATTATGGAAAGCTTAAAAAAGCATTTTCGGATTGTTATCGGGCAGGAGATTGCGAAAGACAAAATAATCTCTCTCCATGATTATTCTGGAGAGGGCTTCACGCTCCTAATTAAATTGGAGCATGACCGTTATTATTTATCAGAAATTGATGGCCTCATTACTAAAATTATGGCTGAAGTTGAGGATAGACTCATAGTTCAGGATGCTTTACTGTTACCTCATTTTCAAACAGGTTATATGTTTGTTGAAAAAAAGCATGCTGCAATTGAAGATACAATTGCAAAAGCCTTGAAGCAAGCTACCATGATGGCTGAAAAAAGAACTGATTCAGAGTATAATGAAATGGTGTATCAGATGAGTAAAATTGTTTCTCAAAAGGATATAAAACTTTTGGCACAGCCTATTTTTAATGTAGCTTCGAATGAAGTTTATGCTTGGGAAATGCTTTCTCGTGGCCCTGAGGGGACCATTCTTGAAAGCCCGTTAACGCTCTTCTCTGTGGCAAGGCAGACTGGAATGTTATATGATTTAGAAATGATTGTGTTTGGCAAAGCACTTCAACAAATTAAGGATACAAAATGTAAGCAGAATATATTTATAAACTGTACACCACTTACTCTTGGGAATATGAGCTTTATCCGTGATCTAAAACTACTGATGCTGCGGTTTAAAGGGATTTCCCCAACGCAAATAACTTTTGAGATAACTGAGCGTGACTCGATCGAGGAAATAAAGGATTTTATACATAATATTAAAATATTGCGTTTAATGGGTTTTAAGATTGCAATTGATGATACTGGTGCTGGATACGCAAGTTTGAATACGATAAGTGAAGTATTACCAGATATCATTAAAATTGATCGGTCTGTTATTCAAAATATTGATAAAAATACTGTTAAAGAATCAATGCTAAAAGGATTGTTATTAGTGGCGAGGGAAGCAGGTTCTTTAGTTGTCGCGGAAGGTATCGAAAATAAAGAAGAAGCTTCTGTTCTGACAAGGAACAATGTAGATTTAGCCCAAGGTTTTTATTATGCACGACCGGGTGTCCTTGTGTGA
- a CDS encoding sulfite exporter TauE/SafE family protein: MEWIILVLIGIGASSLGSLIGLGGGIIVVPALLYLGTLTGFEHMTPQVAAGTSLFTMIFTGMSSTLAYMKHKTVDYKSGLIFLIGSGPGSILGAWVTEKLNLHSFNIFFGLFILLVSIVLMLKEKLKPIPYRKDKGIIRTFTDNTGKSFEYGFSPLMGIVISAIVGFLSGILGVGGGSLMVPTMILVFFFPPHVAVATSMFMILPTSILSSITHVILGNVNWMYALALVPGAWIGAKIGVYLNTKINSKTIVIILRAILVIVAIRLIYQGIMG, translated from the coding sequence ATGGAATGGATTATTCTGGTTCTGATTGGTATTGGAGCAAGTTCACTTGGCTCACTAATTGGTCTAGGTGGTGGAATTATCGTTGTTCCCGCCTTGCTCTATTTAGGTACTTTAACTGGTTTTGAGCATATGACACCACAAGTAGCAGCAGGAACATCCCTTTTTACGATGATTTTCACTGGAATGTCCTCAACACTTGCGTATATGAAACATAAGACAGTTGATTATAAAAGTGGCTTAATTTTCCTAATTGGTAGTGGTCCAGGAAGTATTCTAGGTGCTTGGGTGACAGAAAAATTAAATTTACACTCATTTAATATCTTTTTTGGGCTATTTATTTTGCTCGTTTCGATTGTTTTAATGTTAAAAGAAAAACTTAAGCCAATTCCTTACCGCAAAGACAAAGGAATTATCAGAACGTTCACTGATAACACTGGAAAATCCTTTGAGTATGGCTTTAGTCCACTAATGGGAATTGTTATTTCTGCGATAGTTGGTTTTTTGTCTGGTATTTTAGGGGTTGGTGGCGGTTCCCTAATGGTTCCGACTATGATTTTAGTCTTTTTCTTCCCACCACATGTTGCCGTAGCAACGTCAATGTTTATGATTTTACCAACATCAATCCTAAGCTCGATTACACATGTAATTCTAGGTAATGTTAATTGGATGTATGCATTGGCATTGGTACCAGGGGCATGGATTGGTGCTAAAATTGGTGTCTATTTGAACACCAAAATTAACAGTAAAACGATTGTTATCATTTTAAGAGCAATCTTGGTTATTGTTGCTATACGTCTTATTTATCAAGGAATTATGGGCTAA
- the yunB gene encoding sporulation protein YunB, protein MAKFRRKHVSFGLPFRYVLLISLVFFIFSTAAGLWLVNKAIEPTLMKYAETQTRKIASLVINDAIDKKTTNVDDISNVIEIKTKGKISSVQLKTSVINRALADTVAEIQKNIDEVEKGSFPSLSQVTDVEIEKNNKLSDGFIIWYVPLGQATKNALFGNLGPKIPIKFNAIGDIRPDVRMKATPMGINNTWIDASLHLVVSVQIITPFTTKITKLTENIPIAAGLIQGDVPQYFNGGSGSSPAIQLPDKKNK, encoded by the coding sequence TTGGCTAAGTTTCGTAGGAAGCATGTAAGCTTTGGCCTACCATTCCGCTATGTATTATTAATATCACTTGTCTTTTTTATATTCTCAACAGCAGCAGGGTTATGGCTTGTTAATAAAGCTATAGAGCCAACGCTAATGAAATATGCAGAAACTCAAACCCGAAAAATCGCTTCACTTGTTATTAATGACGCCATTGATAAAAAGACAACGAATGTTGATGATATTAGTAATGTTATTGAAATAAAAACAAAGGGGAAGATATCTTCTGTACAATTAAAAACATCGGTGATTAATCGTGCTTTAGCTGACACTGTTGCTGAGATTCAAAAGAACATAGATGAGGTAGAAAAGGGAAGTTTTCCTTCTTTATCTCAAGTAACTGATGTGGAAATCGAAAAAAATAATAAATTGAGTGACGGGTTTATTATCTGGTATGTACCTTTAGGTCAAGCAACGAAAAATGCCTTGTTTGGTAACCTAGGTCCAAAAATTCCAATAAAATTTAATGCTATTGGTGATATCCGTCCAGATGTAAGAATGAAAGCCACTCCGATGGGGATTAATAATACTTGGATTGATGCCTCACTACATTTGGTTGTGTCTGTCCAAATCATAACCCCATTCACGACAAAAATAACAAAACTGACAGAAAACATTCCGATTGCAGCAGGTTTAATTCAGGGAGATGTTCCGCAATATTTTAATGGAGGTAGCGGTTCATCTCCAGCCATTCAACTGCCAGATAAGAAAAATAAATAA
- a CDS encoding YhcN/YlaJ family sporulation lipoprotein produces MQKFILVASLCIITGLTGCSKNLEDHGVYHKSGNTLNVNTKRTDLYNEGGAKNIRNVSNNYGFVRHQKNPVMNNQANKHYAAIDREQLANIISKYCTAIPNVNDVATLVTDSEVLISYLTDTKDRNMTADQVKKTAMTVIPRYYHVYVTDDKHLMRDVENLSHLDSTSRNARNLVNHLVTQMKKSPQGKPMNASENANGETPDDKIGQPNR; encoded by the coding sequence ATGCAAAAATTTATACTGGTTGCCAGTCTCTGCATTATAACAGGATTAACTGGATGTTCCAAAAATTTGGAAGATCATGGTGTTTATCATAAAAGCGGCAATACCCTGAATGTAAATACTAAAAGGACGGATCTTTATAATGAAGGTGGTGCCAAAAACATTCGCAATGTAAGTAATAACTATGGATTTGTTCGACATCAAAAGAACCCGGTCATGAATAACCAAGCAAATAAACACTATGCTGCCATTGACCGTGAACAACTGGCCAACATTATCAGTAAATACTGTACAGCTATACCAAATGTAAATGACGTTGCTACACTTGTCACTGATAGTGAGGTCCTTATTTCCTATCTTACAGATACAAAAGACCGAAATATGACAGCAGATCAAGTAAAGAAAACTGCAATGACGGTCATTCCACGTTATTATCATGTGTATGTCACAGACGATAAACATTTAATGAGGGATGTAGAAAATCTATCACATCTTGACTCCACAAGCAGAAATGCTCGTAACCTTGTCAATCATTTAGTTACCCAAATGAAAAAATCACCACAAGGAAAACCAATGAATGCAAGTGAAAATGCCAATGGCGAAACCCCAGATGATAAAATTGGTCAACCAAATCGATAA
- a CDS encoding cytosolic protein: MDDQETKKYTDFANVEKQRNYLTAESLPEGPYGSPIRKNEPVQNKSTPWRDGQRYYSAFNYENKTLHQNMPRQMEGAHPTHDDPDTDVQPPYGKS; encoded by the coding sequence ATGGATGATCAAGAAACAAAAAAGTATACTGATTTCGCTAATGTTGAAAAACAAAGAAATTATCTTACTGCTGAAAGCTTACCAGAGGGCCCTTACGGCTCTCCAATTAGAAAGAACGAACCCGTTCAGAATAAAAGCACTCCCTGGAGAGACGGGCAGCGCTACTATAGTGCCTTTAATTATGAAAACAAAACGTTGCATCAGAATATGCCTCGTCAAATGGAGGGGGCACATCCTACACATGACGATCCAGATACGGATGTTCAGCCTCCATACGGAAAGAGTTAA
- a CDS encoding DUF3055 domain-containing protein: protein MTDRFFLYDDTEETRTRFISFVGTNQRFDLAIVQTTRHYGKQLVLDLQGNRFAIIGQDDLQEEGYIEHAFQLSEEDAEELSSLLSEIV from the coding sequence ATGACAGATCGCTTTTTTTTATACGATGATACAGAAGAAACTAGAACAAGATTCATTAGCTTCGTTGGGACGAATCAGCGCTTTGACTTAGCCATCGTTCAAACAACTCGCCATTATGGAAAGCAGCTTGTCCTTGATTTACAAGGAAATCGATTCGCCATTATTGGACAAGATGACTTACAGGAGGAAGGGTATATAGAGCATGCTTTTCAATTGAGTGAAGAGGATGCTGAAGAATTATCGTCTCTTTTATCTGAGATAGTGTAA